One window of Curtobacterium sp. 458 genomic DNA carries:
- a CDS encoding DUF3817 domain-containing protein, translating to MALTVRPRDVPKIPGAVKWYRVSAYITGVLLLALVVEVIIKYTPLQLEMQLGNGPFFVPNGTAGEAPGTFNLSIAILIAHGWLYVLYLFTDFRLWSIMRWRPSRFLLIALGGIIPFMSFVVEHRMQQKAMDTYHELTAAQQREKEAAR from the coding sequence ATGGCTCTGACCGTCCGACCCCGCGACGTCCCGAAGATCCCGGGAGCGGTGAAGTGGTACCGCGTCTCCGCGTACATCACCGGTGTGCTGCTCCTGGCCCTCGTGGTCGAGGTCATCATCAAGTACACCCCGCTGCAGCTCGAGATGCAGCTCGGCAACGGCCCGTTCTTCGTCCCGAACGGCACGGCCGGTGAAGCCCCGGGCACGTTCAACCTGTCGATCGCGATCCTCATCGCGCACGGTTGGCTGTACGTCCTCTACCTCTTCACGGACTTCCGTCTGTGGAGCATCATGCGCTGGAGGCCCTCGCGCTTCCTGCTCATCGCCCTCGGCGGCATCATCCCGTTCATGTCCTTCGTCGTCGAGCACCGCATGCAGCAGAAGGCCATGGACACCTACCACGAGCTGACCGCTGCCCAGCAGCGTGAGAAGGAGGCCGCTCGGTGA
- the guaA gene encoding glutamine-hydrolyzing GMP synthase, whose product MSETDQRPVLVVDFGAQYAQLIARRVREANVYSEIVPHSITADEVKAKDPSAIVLSGGPSSVYEPGAPSLDGDILDLGVPVLGICYGFQAMATALGGEVAQTGQREYGATDVSVNETGTGSVLLGDQPASQVTWMSHGDSVAKAPEGFEVLASSASTPVAAFASDERKLYGVQWHPEVKHSAFGQAVLENFLHRAAGLPGDWNSANVIDEQVARIKEQVGSARVIAGLSGGVDSAVAAALVHKAVGDQLTCVFVDHGLLRADERKQVEEDYVASTGVRLVTVDAEQQFLDALAGVSDPEQKRKIIGREFIRTFEAAAEALVLEARGDDEAGEVKFLVQGTLYPDVVESGGGSGTANIKSHHNVGGLPEDMTFELVEPLRTLFKDEVRAVGRELGLPEVIVGRQPFPGPGLGIRIVGEVTKDRLELLRAADKIAREELTAAGLDEEIWQCPVVLLADVRSVGVQGDGRTYGHPIVLRPVSSEDAMTADWTRLPYDTLAKISNRITNEVPDVNRVVLDVTSKPPGTIEWE is encoded by the coding sequence GTGAGCGAGACCGACCAGCGTCCCGTCCTCGTCGTCGACTTCGGAGCCCAGTACGCGCAGCTCATCGCTCGCCGCGTCCGCGAGGCCAACGTCTACAGCGAGATCGTCCCCCACTCGATCACCGCGGACGAGGTGAAGGCGAAAGACCCCTCGGCCATCGTGCTGTCCGGTGGTCCGTCGTCCGTCTACGAACCGGGTGCGCCGTCGCTCGACGGCGACATCCTCGACCTCGGCGTCCCGGTGCTCGGCATCTGCTACGGCTTCCAGGCCATGGCGACCGCGCTCGGCGGCGAGGTCGCCCAGACCGGTCAGCGCGAGTACGGCGCGACCGACGTCAGTGTGAACGAGACCGGCACGGGCAGTGTCCTCCTCGGCGACCAGCCGGCGTCGCAGGTCACGTGGATGTCGCACGGCGACTCCGTGGCGAAGGCCCCCGAGGGCTTCGAGGTGCTCGCATCGAGCGCGTCGACCCCCGTCGCGGCGTTCGCGTCCGACGAGCGCAAGCTCTACGGCGTGCAGTGGCACCCCGAGGTCAAGCACTCGGCGTTCGGCCAGGCCGTGCTCGAGAACTTCCTCCACCGCGCCGCCGGGCTGCCCGGTGACTGGAACTCCGCCAACGTCATCGACGAGCAGGTCGCGCGCATCAAGGAGCAGGTCGGTTCCGCGCGGGTCATCGCCGGGCTCTCCGGCGGCGTCGACTCTGCCGTGGCCGCGGCTCTCGTGCACAAGGCCGTCGGCGACCAGCTCACGTGCGTGTTCGTCGACCACGGGCTCCTCCGCGCCGACGAGCGCAAGCAGGTGGAAGAGGACTACGTCGCCTCCACCGGTGTCCGGCTCGTGACGGTCGACGCCGAGCAGCAGTTCCTCGACGCCCTCGCGGGGGTGAGCGACCCGGAGCAGAAGCGCAAGATCATCGGGCGTGAGTTCATCCGTACCTTCGAGGCCGCCGCCGAGGCGCTCGTGCTCGAGGCTCGCGGAGACGACGAGGCGGGCGAGGTCAAGTTCCTCGTGCAGGGCACCCTCTACCCCGACGTGGTCGAGTCCGGCGGTGGCTCCGGCACGGCGAACATCAAGTCGCACCACAACGTCGGCGGTCTGCCCGAGGACATGACCTTCGAGCTCGTCGAGCCGCTGCGCACCCTGTTCAAGGACGAGGTGCGCGCCGTCGGCCGCGAGCTCGGGCTGCCCGAGGTCATCGTCGGACGCCAGCCGTTCCCCGGTCCGGGGCTCGGCATCCGCATCGTGGGCGAGGTCACGAAGGACCGCCTCGAGCTGCTCCGTGCCGCCGACAAGATCGCCCGCGAGGAACTCACCGCGGCCGGCCTCGACGAGGAGATCTGGCAGTGCCCGGTCGTCCTGCTCGCCGATGTCCGCTCCGTGGGTGTCCAGGGCGACGGCCGCACGTACGGCCACCCGATCGTGCTCCGTCCGGTGTCCTCCGAGGACGCCATGACCGCCGACTGGACGCGCCTGCCGTACGACACCCTCGCGAAGATCTCGAACCGGATCACGAACGAGGTGCCGGACGTGAACCGCGTCGTGCTCGACGTCACGTCGAAGCCGCCGGGGACGATCGAGTGGGAGTAG